A single Thermoanaerobacterium sp. RBIITD DNA region contains:
- a CDS encoding ABC transporter ATP-binding protein, translating to MLKLRKYFKPYIFITIVAIIFIFIQAMSDLALPDYMSNIVNQGIQQGGIVNAVPEAVRQSQMNKLMLFMSNSDKDNILKDYTLIDKNSPDYDKYVKDYPALKNEPIYVLKNIDKSEIDKINPIMGKAFLAVSGVNKMKANAKGGFITFNNMKIPANVDLFAMFAKLPEEQRTKITDDMDKKFTALGPSMITQAAVGAVKAEYKALGMNTDKIQSDYILKTGLIMLLITLLSAACTIMVGLLASKVAAGLSRDLRKKLFTRVESFSNTEFDKFSTASLITRTTNDITQIQILIVIMIRMVFYAPMIGIGGVIRAIGKSASMSWIIALAVLVLLGIILVVFSVAMPKFKLIQKLVDRLNLIARENLSGMMVIRAFNTQEFEENRFDEANRDITNTNLFVNRVMVTMFPAMMLIMNGVTLLIVWVGAHQIANSSMQVGDMMAFMQYAMQIIFAFLMMSMMFIMIPRASVSASRIAEVIETEPTIVDPEKPKQFDSKLKGVVEFKNVYFRYHGAEDDALKNISFKAVPGKTTAIIGSTGSGKTTLISLIPRFYDVTEGQVLVDGVDVRDVKQSELRQKIGYVPQKITLFKGTVNSNIKFADENAKESDVKKAAEVAQALEFIEKLPDGFDSEISQDATNISGGQKQRLSIARALLKKPEIYIFDDSFSALDFKTDRALRKALKEYTGKSTVIIVAQRISTIMNADQIIVLNDGEIVGIGTHDELMENCETYREIAYSQLSKEELA from the coding sequence ATGTTGAAATTGCGAAAATATTTTAAACCGTATATTTTTATAACAATTGTTGCTATAATTTTTATATTTATTCAAGCTATGAGTGACTTGGCACTGCCTGATTACATGTCAAACATAGTAAATCAAGGCATACAGCAAGGTGGTATAGTAAATGCTGTACCTGAGGCTGTAAGGCAGAGCCAGATGAATAAACTTATGCTATTTATGAGTAATAGCGATAAAGACAACATATTAAAAGATTATACTTTGATTGATAAAAACAGTCCTGATTATGATAAATATGTCAAGGATTATCCGGCACTAAAAAATGAACCAATTTATGTTTTAAAGAACATAGATAAATCAGAGATAGATAAGATAAATCCTATCATGGGGAAGGCCTTCTTAGCTGTTTCAGGCGTTAATAAAATGAAGGCAAATGCAAAAGGCGGATTTATTACATTTAATAACATGAAGATTCCTGCAAATGTCGATCTCTTTGCGATGTTTGCAAAACTTCCCGAGGAACAGAGGACAAAGATTACAGATGATATGGATAAAAAATTCACAGCACTTGGACCATCTATGATAACACAAGCTGCTGTTGGTGCAGTAAAGGCAGAATACAAAGCACTTGGTATGAATACTGATAAGATTCAAAGTGACTACATCCTAAAAACAGGTCTTATTATGCTTCTTATAACCCTTTTAAGTGCTGCATGTACAATAATGGTTGGCCTTTTAGCATCGAAGGTAGCAGCGGGGTTGTCGAGAGACTTGAGAAAGAAATTATTTACGAGAGTCGAGAGCTTTTCAAATACCGAATTCGATAAATTTTCGACAGCGTCCCTTATCACGAGGACTACAAATGATATTACACAGATTCAGATACTTATTGTAATTATGATAAGGATGGTATTCTACGCACCTATGATAGGCATTGGCGGTGTAATAAGAGCTATAGGCAAAAGTGCATCGATGTCTTGGATAATAGCTCTTGCAGTTTTGGTACTCTTAGGCATAATATTAGTCGTATTTTCAGTAGCGATGCCGAAGTTTAAGTTAATACAAAAACTTGTCGACAGGCTAAATCTTATTGCTCGTGAAAATCTGTCGGGTATGATGGTCATAAGGGCATTCAATACACAGGAATTTGAGGAAAATCGCTTTGATGAGGCAAACCGTGATATTACAAATACAAATCTATTTGTAAACAGAGTTATGGTGACTATGTTTCCTGCTATGATGCTTATAATGAATGGTGTTACACTCTTAATTGTCTGGGTTGGAGCACATCAGATTGCAAACTCCTCAATGCAGGTTGGAGATATGATGGCATTTATGCAGTATGCGATGCAGATTATTTTTGCCTTCTTAATGATGTCAATGATGTTTATTATGATACCAAGAGCATCTGTGTCAGCATCACGTATCGCCGAAGTAATAGAGACAGAGCCTACTATAGTAGATCCAGAAAAGCCAAAACAATTTGATAGCAAATTAAAAGGTGTTGTAGAATTTAAGAACGTATATTTCAGATATCACGGCGCAGAGGATGATGCACTAAAAAATATAAGCTTTAAAGCGGTGCCTGGTAAAACAACTGCCATAATCGGTTCAACTGGTTCAGGCAAAACGACACTCATAAGCCTTATTCCACGATTCTATGATGTTACAGAGGGGCAGGTATTAGTCGATGGTGTTGATGTAAGAGATGTAAAGCAATCAGAGTTAAGGCAGAAAATCGGTTATGTACCACAAAAAATCACACTATTTAAAGGTACTGTAAATTCAAATATTAAATTTGCTGATGAAAATGCTAAAGAATCAGATGTAAAAAAGGCTGCAGAGGTTGCGCAAGCTTTAGAATTTATAGAAAAGCTGCCAGATGGTTTTGATAGCGAGATATCCCAGGATGCCACAAATATATCTGGTGGCCAGAAGCAGAGGCTATCAATTGCCCGTGCACTTCTAAAGAAGCCTGAAATATACATTTTTGACGACAGCTTTTCTGCCCTTGATTTTAAGACAGACAGGGCATTGAGAAAAGCACTTAAAGAATACACAGGTAAAAGTACGGTTATCATAGTTGCACAGCGCATATCGACCATAATGAATGCTGATCAGATAATCGTGCTTAATGATGGTGAGATAGTCGGAATTGGAACACATGATGAGCTTATGGAGAATTGTGAGACATACAGGGAGATCGCATATTCACAGCTTTCAAAGGAGGAATTGGCATGA
- a CDS encoding MarR family transcriptional regulator, whose amino-acid sequence MDEINNRISVIKTLKEIMKLIHKNVQNQFKELNITGPQGMIIGILIHKGDMKISDLSEKIGLSNSTVSGIIDRLERQGMVERMRSSEDRRVVYVKVTDEFKKNAEKYFCEIEKRFDVIISKATEEELETILKGLNTLKKLLDTY is encoded by the coding sequence GTGGATGAAATCAATAACAGAATTAGCGTAATAAAGACATTAAAAGAAATTATGAAATTGATACACAAAAATGTCCAAAATCAATTTAAAGAGCTTAATATAACAGGCCCGCAGGGAATGATAATAGGCATTTTGATTCACAAGGGTGATATGAAGATAAGTGATTTAAGTGAAAAGATCGGCCTTTCTAACAGCACTGTTTCCGGGATCATAGATAGACTTGAGAGACAAGGCATGGTTGAAAGGATGAGAAGCAGCGAGGACAGAAGAGTAGTCTATGTCAAGGTTACGGATGAATTTAAAAAGAATGCAGAGAAATATTTCTGTGAGATTGAAAAAAGATTTGATGTGATAATAAGTAAAGCGACAGAGGAAGAATTGGAAACTATACTTAAAGGACTTAATACGCTTAAAAAGTTACTTGACACTTATTAA